The following proteins come from a genomic window of Theileria equi strain WA chromosome 2 map unlocalized gcontig_1105316255037, whole genome shotgun sequence:
- a CDS encoding conserved hypothetical protein (encoded by transcript BEWA_036280A): MLKKKKKKNKDGNHCTHVTVLTRETTHANIYLKNEEGVRSCFYLEKSGGEWKQTTGKEFYDRLHSVVKRNEDFDHVTLNISKTHDPRVFYVNKTPEFPFAVYAANSKCRIKKIKNGWTTTIWKDRAKNKGCMYVSFYPRESPKWTYLLFLNSDGFREEFLGKTGILGRWNIKTREEYLEGIRKAGFNESTFNNHITMDLSKPSDSFHTHSYIAGSCSERLFTPLPGFLLTSVIDGRNAVWTAKDGEYCTYADVFYYNDKVMTMYLLTKGPKDDRRILYFAKVGKEWVSVDKEDYLSVTSGNDPLAPPKEVVHELTMSSFRNRQGLRLTSYASRVENAKADIILSHGIRSHFKSEFCRFNQTWIFEHFDFPTCPSASPLGGYRAPMPSDVERYRHTFENPDVEGEDVVNTSPRYGYEGSLVECLNRLGYNVYGFDLQSQGLSEAISDFKCCADDFKDYAYDVLQFISIVKRGKFSDSSEEWNDKAVFNSHDTERKVLLFGHSMSGNVVIQAVQEFYRNAKGGARLVDGLIITSPMLNVDCIFSGSIKRFFSLLFLGFIAWYKPNDRNAYEDVLRLGESFSNFSRYYDPFFFQKGTYTR; the protein is encoded by the coding sequence AtgctgaagaagaagaagaagaagaataaggatggaaaccATTGCACTCATGTAACAGTTTTAACGCgtgagactactcatgcCAACATTTACttaaagaatgaagaaggtGTAAGGAGCTGCTTCTACCTCGAGAAGAGTggtggagaatggaaacaGACTACCGGGAAGGAGTTCTATGACCGACTCCACTCCGTGGTCAAGAGGAATGAAGACTTTGATCATGTGACTTTGAACATTAGTAAAACTCATGATCCGAGAGTCTTCTACGTAAACAAGACGCCAGAGTTCCCCTTTGCAGTCTACGCTGCCAATAGTAAATGCAGGATCAAAaagataaagaatggatggaCTACCACAATTTGGAAGGACAGGGCCAAGAATAAGGGCTGCATGTATGTCTCATTCTATCCTAGAGAAAGTCCAAAGTGGACTTACCTACTCTTTCTAAATTCGGATGGTTTCAGGGAGGAGTTTCTGGGTAAAACAGGCATCCTTGGAAGATGGAATATTAAGACAAGAGAGGAATACCTGGAGGGAATAAGGAAAGCCGGATTTAATGAGTCCACCTTTAACAATCACATTACGATGGACCTCTCAAAACCGAGTGATTCATTCCACACACACTCTTACATTGCCGGCAGCTGTTCAGAACGATTATTTACTCCACTTCCAGGTTTTCTTCTCACCAGTGTTATAGATGGCAGGAATGCAGTATGGACGGCAAAGGACGGAGAGTATTGCACCTATGCCGATGTGTTTTATTATAATGACAAAGTCATGACCATGTATCTTCTCACAAAAGGTCCAAAGGATGACCGTagaattttgtattttgcCAAGGTCGGTAAGGAATGGGTTAGCGTAGACAAAGAAGACTACCTTTCCGTAACTTCCGGTAATGACCCTCTGGCTCCACCCAAAGAGGTTGTCCATGAATTGACCATGAGTAGTTTTAGGAATAGGCAAGGCCTTAGACTCACAAGTTACGCCTCCAGAGTAGAAAACGCCAAAGCGGACATCATTTTATCTCATGGAATCCGCTCGCATTTCAAATCGGAattttgtagatttaaCCAAACTTGGATCTTTGAGCATTTCGACTTTCCCACCTGCCCATCGGCAAGTCCTCTGGGCGGTTACAGGGCTCCTATGCCTAGTGATGTGGAAAGATACAGACACACATTTGAGAACCCAGATGTGGAGGGAGAAGACGTTGTTAATACTTCCCCAAGATACGGATATGAAGGCAGCCTGGTGGAATGCCTAAATAGGCTCGGCTACAATGTCTATGGATTTGACTTGCAGTCTCAGGGTCTCTCTGAAGCCATCAGTGACTTTAAGTGTTGTGCCGATGATTTCAAGGATTATGCCTATGATGTGCTTCAGTTTATTAGTATTGTCAAAAGAGGCAAGTTTAGTGACTCCTCTGAAGAGTGGAATGATAAGGCAGTCTTCAATAGTCACGATACGGAGAGAAAGGTGCTGTTATTTGGTCATTCCATGAGTGGTAACGTTGTCATTCAGGCAgttcaagagttttacaGGAATGCAAAAGGAGGAGCGAGACTTGTAGATGGTCTCATTATCACTTCTCCAATGCTAAACGTCGACTGCATCTTTAGCGGATCAATTAAAAGGTTCTTCTCCCTTTTATTCCTCGGCTTTATTGCGTGGTATAAGCCGAATGACAGGAATGCGTATGAAGATGTTCTGAGACTTGGGGAGTCGTTTAGCAACTTTTCGAGGTACTATGACCCCTTCTTTTTTCAGAAAGGAACCTATACAAGGTGA
- a CDS encoding conserved hypothetical protein (encoded by transcript BEWA_036290A): MVHFPKNLPTLIIHSKGDQMCDIKGPRRMVDKYFKNNKNVTFVELEGSCHYLTSPQSLLASVPQIHKWLDGRRKRSRSHEGLMQ, translated from the exons ATGGTCCACTTTCCCAAAAATCTTCCAACGCTCATTATTCACTCCAAGGGAGATCAGATGTGTGACATCAAGGGGCCAAGAAGAATGGTTGACAAGTACTTTAAGAACAACAAGAACGTAACATTTGTAGAACTAGAGGGATCATGTCATTATCTGACCTCCCCTCAATCCCTTCTTGCCAGCGTTCCACAGATCCACAAGTGGCTGGATGGTC GACGCAAACGTAGTCGTTCCCACGAGGGactaatgcagtaa
- a CDS encoding conserved hypothetical protein (encoded by transcript BEWA_036300A), with translation MVVLLKLPSAKAFGSRIAHAPLIQCTTTYKWEQGYDDVTLYLPIPSSVTKDSIEVTIKPTSLKVLVDSLYDMEGQLSGTVDSGSSFWTMEDDSINIYLSKSNPGIVWKCIFEGDGELSVVSEQDEKKKLLLERFQKDYPHFDFSGAELNGNVPDPKNFMRK, from the exons ATGGTTGTGCTACTCAAGCTCCCTTCGGCTAAAGCCTTTGGTAGTCGGATAGCTCATGCTCCATTAATTCAAT GTACTACAACATACAAGTGGGAGCAGGGTTACGATGACGTAACTCTCTACTTGCCAATCCCATCGAGTGTGACAAAGGACTCCATCGAGGTAACCATAAAACCGACATCTCTCAAGGTCCTTGTGGACTCCCTGTACGATATGGAGGGGCAGTTATCTGGTACCGTGGACTCTGGTTCATCCTTTTGGACAATGGAGGACGACAGCATCAACATTTACCTCTCAAAGAGCAACCCTGGCATCGTCTGGAAATGCATCTTTGAGGGAGATGGAGAGTTGTCGGTAGTTTCGGAACAGGAcgaaaagaagaagcttCTCCTCGAGCGGTTCCAAAAGGACTATCCACACTTTGACTTTAGCGGAGCTGAACTAAATGGGAACGTTCCAGACCCCAAGAATTTTATGCGTAAATGA
- a CDS encoding hypothetical protein (encoded by transcript BEWA_036310A), producing MVTKSDGTDACDTNGETGSENCRHDGAHIIDVSEKGSYQCPGGCGNNITVADNCATSEYSYSHLVGSFFRFKDGVTEQAGINFLQSTTRVYVYYYPSGYNRIPLLIYLLELSDKWYQRTSIDSVEWNEVEGTKPGGPTNSSEIIQLLKDILPTVTVNVGYKTGLETSESSTSYEDNSEGGEEGKQRINVKRKNIEAHGEGPKYVGFTHSVQDKTYFVVKDVQYNTSTLPGIPLTFILTSVTAYYSDGPKFTLKNLLLVGFEKRGTDQNNYVYYGRKDGGSNWTPLHDQTGKLDDTEFIKSLLNKGGT from the coding sequence atggtaaCAAAGTCTGATGGTACTGATGCATGTGATACTAATGGAGAGACAGGTAGTGAAAACTGTAGACACGATGGAGCTCATATCATAGACGTTTCAGAGAAGGGTAGTTACCAATGTCCTGGTGGTTGTGGTAATAACATCACTGTGGCTGATAACTGTGCCACTAGTGAGTATTCATACTCTCATCTTGTTGGTAGTTTCTTTAGATTTAAGGATGGAGTAACGGAGCAGGCTGGAATTAACTTTCTACAGAGTACCACTCGAgtgtatgtatattactATCCAAGTGGGTACAATAGAATTCCACTCTTGATTTATCTCCTAGAATTATCAGATAAATGGTACCAGAGAACCTCTATTGACTCGGttgaatggaatgaagtCGAAGGAACTAAACCAGGTGGTCCTACTAATAGTTCTGAGATTATTCAACTTCTAAAAGATATATTGCCAACCGTTACCGTAAATGTTGGATATAAAACTGGTCTTGAGACAAGTGAAAGTAGCACTAGTTATGAGGATAATTCTGAAGGaggtgaagaaggaaaGCAACGGATAAATGTTAAAAGAAAGAATATAGAGGCACATGGAGAAGGGCCTAAATACGTTGGTTTTACTCACTCCGTTCAAGATAAAACATATTTTGTGGTTAAGGATGTGCAGTATAACACTTCCACTCTCCCTGGCATACCACTAACTTTCATTCTTACAAGTGTAACAGCATATTACTCTGATGGACCTAAATTTACGCTTAAAAATCTTCTCCTAGTTGGATTTGAGAAAAGAGGTACTGATCAGAATAACTATGTATATTACGGTAGGAAGGACGGAGGATCTAATTGGACTCCTCTTCATGATCAAACCGGTAAACTAGATGATACTGAGTTTATCAAAAGCTTACTGAACAAAGGAGGAACTTGA
- a CDS encoding hypothetical protein (encoded by transcript BEWA_036320A), which yields MSPKDIDIRIKCTEKSKRKGKGVRGSHNSSSASEDPLLNVRTPPGSIHYKECHTINIRNLRHLTYGSEELTIADGGSTKLTTEHPEIEEISVCYNVNYDGGEYIKKPLILKLKEHKNLGKVIYYENTGDNKTWMKIKDPRFDHWDPKKQARALKEKLQELTCRFFRPAIIDVSFPKTGEYENQYCIKKGCKKKVSHDKVQVKDYNEELSSENYTAFGHTCGGGNFIITGFKSTNSKGNSQVTFPILDVERVIVYFSTCGKKNTPLLVHVSSNDEKTNKWYKNEGDGKWTEKLGTKDPQTSGNLLTTLNEIKEELKLICSEENPNVTKPQGVLRSKETVEKESEDGAIPAQPPAVVPPFPGGKGSVSPSGNATQLSPVEGEQSLVTVYSLTSAPAPSPPPPPVLPGPQRTASYIGGYRSTTDFFGLPGAAGVTTAQKGEKGELGAPEPPKSAAQKTPPKTSSDWEVITGIVSSVLGTSALACFAGWKLYNRYKGDPWVRQI from the coding sequence ATGTCTCCGAAAGATATAGATATAAGGATCAAATGCACAGAGAAGAGTAAAAGGAAGGGTAAAGGTGTACGAGGAAGCCATAACTCTTCTAGTGCTTCTGAAGATCCCCTATTAAATGTACGCACTCCCCCTGGGAGCATACACTACAAAGAATGCCATACGATTAATATAAGAAATCTCCGTCACCTAACATATGGTAGCGAAGAACTTACTATTGCAGATGGTGGATCTACTAAACTTACCACTGAACACCCTGAGATAGAGGAGATCTCTGTTTGCTATAATGTCAACTATGATGGTGGTGAGTATATAAAGAAGCCTCTTATACTCAAACTTAAAGAACACAAAAACCTTGGCAAGGTTATTTACTATGAAAATACTGGGGATAACAAGACatggatgaaaataaaagatCCTCGGTTTGATCATTGGGATCCTAAGAAACAAGCTCGTGCACTTAAGGAAAAACTTCAAGAGCTCACctgtagattctttagGCCGGCAATCATAGATGTCTCATTTCCTAAAACTGGAGAGTATGAGAATCAGTACTGTATAAAGAAAGGATGTAAGAAGAAGGTATCTCATGATAAAGTGCAAGTTAAAGATTACAATGAGGAGCTCAGCTCGGAAAACTATACTGCCTTTGGGCATACCTGCGGAGGGGGTAACTTTATAATCACAGGTTTTAAAAGTACTAATTCAAAAGGTAATAGTCAAGTAACCTTTCCAATATTGGATGTAGAAAGGGTAATCGTTTATTTTTCCACTTGTGGTAAGAAAAACACTCCTCTTTTGGTCCATGTTAGCAGTAATGATGAGAAAACCAATAagtggtacaagaatgagggtgatggtaaatggacAGAGAAGCTCGGAACTAAGGATCCACAGACAAGTGGCAATCTCTTAACTACTCTGAATGAGATTAAGGAGGAGCTAAAACTTATCTGTTCAGAAGAAAACCCCAATGTCACTAAACCACAAGGAGTACTACGTTCTAAAGAAACTGTAGaaaaagaatctgaagatgGTGCTATACCTGCTCAACCTCCTGCTGTAGTTCCACCCTTTCCAGGTGGTAAAGGATCTGTTAGTCCTAGTGGTAATGCTACTCAACTTTCACCTGTAGAAGGTGAACAATCTCTTGTTACCGTTTATAGCTTAACCAGTGCTCCTGCCCCTTCACCACCGCCTCCACCTGTTCTTCCTGGACCTCAACGAACTGCTAGTTATATAGGCGGCTATAGGAGTACTACTGATTTTTTTGGTCTACCTGGAGCTGCTGGAGTAACTACTGCCCAAAAGGGTGAAAAAGGTGAACTTGGTGCCCCTGAACCTCCCAAGTCTGCTGCTCAAAAAACCCCTCCTAAAACCTCTTCTGATTGGGAAGTAATCACTGGAATAGTCTCTTCTGTCCTTGGcacttctgccttggcttgttttgctggatggaaactttataatcgctataaaggagacccttgggttagacaaatatga